The Suncus etruscus isolate mSunEtr1 chromosome 14, mSunEtr1.pri.cur, whole genome shotgun sequence genome contains a region encoding:
- the LOC126028555 gene encoding structural maintenance of chromosomes protein 1A-like: MMYQWFTNTWLIQPSARLQLSLENRTLTVFHVKRKDTGHYESEGTQQQLHMETPSVPAHRGSMAWHLSLLTGIRKRDCCVCKYSLFQKSGVISGGASDLKAKARRWDEKAVDKLKEKKERLTEELKEQMKAKRKEAELRQVQSQAHGLQMRLKYSQSDLEQTKTRHLALNLQEKSKLESELANFGPRINDIKRIIQSREREMKDLKEKMNQVEDEVFEEFCREIGVRNIREFEEEKVKRQNEIAKKRLEFENQKTRLGIQLDFEKNQLKEDQDKVHMWEQTVKKDENEIEKLKKEEQRHMKIIDETMAQLQDLKNQHLAKKSEVNDKNHEMEQIRKKLGGANKEMTHLQKEVTAIETKLEQKRSDRHNLLQACKMQDIKLPLSKGTMDDISQEEGSSQGEDSVSGSQRTSSIYAREALIEIDYGDLCEDLKDAQAEEEIKQEMNTLQQKLNEQQSVLQRIAAPNMKAMEKLESVRDKFQETSDEFEAARKRAKKAKQAFEQIKKERFDRFNACFESVATNIDEIYKALSRNSSAQAFLGPENPEEPYLDGINYNCVAPGKRFRPMDNLSGGEKTVAALALLFAIHNYKPAPFFVLDEIDAALDNTNIGKVANYIKEQSTCNFQAIVISLKN, from the exons ATGATGTACCAGTGGTTCACTAACACTTGGCTCATCCAGCCCAGTGCCAGGCTACAGTTGTCCCTGGAAAACAGGACTCTGACTGTGTTCCATGTCAAAAGGAAAGACACAGGACACTATGAGT CCGAAGGGACCCAGCAGCAGCTGCACATGGAGACCCCCTCAGTTCCGGCACACAGAGGCTCCATGGCCTGGCACTTGTCCCTGCTCACAG GAATAAGAAAAAgagactgttgtgtatgtaaatattcacTGTTCCAGAAATCTGGTGTGATCTCTGGTGGGGCCAGTGACCTGAAGGCCAAGGCAAGACGTTGGGATGAGAAagcagtagacaaattgaaagagaagaaggagCGGTTGACAGAGGAGCTAAAAGAACAAATGAAGGCAAAGCGAAAAGAAGCAGAACTGCGTCAGGTGCAGTCTCAGGCCCATGGACTGCAGATGCGACTCAAGTATTCACAGAGTGACTTGGAACAGACCAAGACACGTCATTTAGCCCTTAATCTACAGGAAAAGTCGAAGCTGGAGAGTGAACTAGCCAACTTTGGTCCTCGCATCAATGATATTAAGAGGATTATCCAGAGCCGAGAGAGGGAAATGAAAGATTTGAAGGAAAAGATGAACCAGGTAGAAGATGAAGTTTTTGAAGAGTTTTGTCGAGAGATAGGTGTGCGCAACATCCGAGAGTTTGAGGAAGAAAAAGTGAAGCGTCAGAATGAAATTGCTAAAAAGCGTTTGGAGTTTGAAAATCAAAAAACTCGCTTGGGTATCCAGTTGGATTTTGAAAAGAACCAGTTAAAAGAAGACCAGGATAAAGTACACATGTGGGAACAGACAGTGAAAAAGGATGAAAATGAGATAGAGAAGCTCAAGAAGGAGGAGCAAAGGCACATGAAGATCATAGATGAGACCATGGCCCAGCTCCAAGATCTGAAGAATCAGCATTTAGCAAAGAAGTCAGAGGTGAATGACAAGAATCATGAGATGGAGCAGATTCGGAAGAAACTGGGAGGTGCCAACAAGGAAATGACCCATTTACAGAAGGAGGTGACAGCTATTGAGACCAAGCTTGAACAGAAACGCAGTGACCGCCACAACCTTCTACAAGCCTGCAAGATGCAAGACATTAAGTTGCCACTGTCTAAGGGTACCATGGATGATATTAGTCAGGAAGAAGGTAGTTCCCAGGGAGAAGATTCAGTGAGTGGATCCCAGCGAACATCAAGTATCTATGCACGAGAGGCCCTCATTGAGATAGACTATGGTGACCTGTGTGAGGATCTGAAGGATGCTCAGGCTGAGGAGGAGATCAAGCAGGAGATGAACACACTGCAGCAGAAACTGAATGAGCAGCAAAGTGTGCTTCAGCGTATTGCTGCTCCCAACATGAAGGCCATGGAAAAATTGGAAAGTGTCCGAGACAAATTCCAGGAGACCTCAGATGAGTTTGAGGCTGCTCGTAAACGAGCCAAAAAGGCCAAGCAGGCTTTTGAACAAATCAAGAAAGAGCGTTTTGACCGCTTCAATGCTTGTTTTGAATCTGTGGCTACCAACATTGATGAGATCTACAAGGCCCTGTCTCGCAACAGCAGTGCCCAGGCATTTCTGGGTCCTGAGAATCCTGAGGAGCCCTATTTGGATGGCATTAACTACAACTGTGTGGCTCCTGGCAAACGATTCCGGCCAATGGATAACTTGTCAGGGGGTGAGAAAACAGTGGCAGCTCTGGCCCTACTCTTTGCCATCCACAACTACAAGCCAGCCCCCTTCTTCGTTCTGGATGAGATAGATGCTGCCCTGGATAACACCAACATTGGCAAAGTAGCAAATTACATCAAGGAGCAGTCAACTTGCAACTTCCAGGCCATTGTCATATCTCtcaaaaactga